From the genome of Lentimonas sp. CC4, one region includes:
- a CDS encoding sulfatase has translation MKLPILSTFALLCVSSITAQAVSKPNVIIFYVDDLGWQDVQLNDVDAPCPYETPNIIKLAESGMNFTQGYSPAPSCSPSRAGIITGQHPAKIGMTHVHLGAMTPARKSESLIAPYLQDPLDLNLLTLADAMAANGYRTGHSGKWHVGLNAASYGFEVVNQERGPHRGMDDRTKGFATADDKQYPLSKEKFPPLSDKKPEGISYPYDEVTESAIQFMDQSGDQPFFLNLCHWMVHWPVLTRNGELLEYYCDKLGQPFPPKPGDMSLPGQQNPYFAAMVTTVDWSLGRVVDYLETTDDPRNPGKKLIETTYIFFTSDNGGAEKHGKEVISDNAPLKYGKTHTEGGGVRVPMVISGPGIAHASQFDGLVNQLDYFPTILELTDSKIAKKDFKELSGLDITPVLEGKSQQIVDAQGNEREHLFWHFPHNGMGSMKSAIRSGDFKLHKRYATNDYELYRLYKDGQRNDFEEANDLANNPEFSSVLERLSATLEAELAANHAEGPYLNPAFSGNKAPSAIVSKSKYDRGSRHATLSVKRSGPAIQKAYVIYRPENPDVKHRYKEMVSKPDDAKLPGMRELATISADGYRVSAAIPASIPAYCFAIIDSNGYMQYSEVVKAPGASKGH, from the coding sequence ATGAAATTACCGATACTTTCTACGTTTGCACTGCTCTGTGTGAGTTCAATCACGGCTCAGGCAGTGTCGAAACCAAATGTCATTATTTTTTACGTCGATGACCTTGGCTGGCAAGATGTGCAGCTCAATGATGTGGACGCACCGTGTCCCTACGAGACTCCGAACATTATCAAGCTCGCCGAGTCTGGTATGAATTTTACCCAGGGCTACTCGCCAGCTCCGTCGTGTTCGCCTTCGCGTGCGGGTATTATTACGGGACAGCATCCGGCTAAAATTGGCATGACCCACGTTCATCTTGGCGCGATGACACCAGCAAGAAAGAGCGAGTCGCTGATTGCACCGTATCTCCAGGACCCTCTCGATCTGAACCTCCTGACGCTAGCGGATGCGATGGCGGCCAACGGCTACCGCACTGGGCACTCTGGGAAATGGCACGTCGGCCTCAACGCCGCGAGTTATGGTTTTGAGGTCGTGAACCAAGAACGTGGCCCTCACCGTGGTATGGATGACCGCACCAAAGGCTTTGCGACCGCGGATGATAAGCAATATCCGCTCAGTAAGGAGAAGTTCCCTCCGTTGAGTGACAAGAAGCCAGAGGGCATTAGCTACCCATACGATGAGGTCACAGAGTCGGCGATTCAGTTTATGGACCAGAGCGGCGATCAGCCGTTTTTCCTTAACCTCTGCCATTGGATGGTGCACTGGCCTGTCTTGACGCGCAACGGCGAGTTGCTCGAATACTACTGCGACAAACTCGGTCAACCGTTTCCACCTAAGCCAGGGGACATGTCGTTACCAGGCCAGCAAAACCCTTACTTCGCTGCCATGGTGACCACGGTGGACTGGAGCCTCGGGCGCGTGGTCGATTATCTCGAGACAACCGATGATCCTAGAAATCCAGGTAAAAAACTCATTGAGACGACCTACATCTTCTTCACCTCGGACAATGGCGGTGCCGAGAAGCACGGTAAGGAAGTCATCTCTGATAACGCGCCTTTGAAATACGGGAAGACGCATACTGAGGGTGGTGGCGTTCGTGTGCCAATGGTCATCTCAGGACCAGGGATTGCACATGCCAGTCAGTTTGATGGATTAGTGAACCAGCTCGACTATTTCCCGACGATCCTTGAGTTGACTGACTCAAAGATTGCTAAAAAAGACTTTAAGGAACTCAGCGGCCTCGACATTACACCTGTCCTCGAAGGCAAGTCACAACAGATCGTGGATGCACAAGGGAACGAGCGTGAGCACCTGTTCTGGCACTTCCCGCACAATGGTATGGGTTCGATGAAGTCTGCGATTCGTAGCGGTGACTTTAAGCTCCATAAGCGCTATGCCACCAATGACTATGAGCTCTATCGACTCTACAAAGATGGTCAGCGCAACGACTTTGAGGAGGCCAATGATTTGGCAAACAATCCAGAGTTTAGTTCCGTGCTTGAGCGACTGAGTGCGACACTCGAAGCCGAACTGGCAGCGAATCATGCCGAAGGCCCCTATTTGAATCCTGCTTTTTCTGGCAACAAGGCGCCGTCTGCGATCGTCTCAAAGTCGAAGTATGATCGCGGTAGCCGCCACGCCACGCTGTCTGTTAAACGCTCCGGGCCTGCCATTCAAAAGGCATACGTGATTTACCGTCCTGAAAATCCCGATGTGAAACACAGATATAAAGAAATGGTCAGTAAGCCGGACGATGCGAAATTGCCAGGGATGCGCGAATTAGCGACGATTAGTGCCGACGGATACCGTGTCAGTGCTGCGATACCCGCGAGCATCCCAGCCTATTGCTTTGCGATCATCGATTCGAATGGCTATATGCAGTATAGCGAAGTCGTGAAGGCACCGGGCGCTTCAAAGGGGCATTAA
- a CDS encoding putative glycoside hydrolase, with translation MCACVALLITPALLPAETLLDPSSHGSAASSNVTWSHWDRVPVNIHFGKTNGDLTDAEIDFLASYDGWVILEKRHGLEVHGSTEAGIADTARRLKQRNPNVNVLFYLNSFINWPGYDCYATYQPEWDLRTPEGSVVFKTENVARPDPSNPEFREWWSQVIADQMKDGWIDGVFVDALPQVLHERLASQLGDAKALAVVAGVRDMIALTKQKIGADKMILANGARGEDYREILEWPGLDGIMIEHFDEFGSHDPATIKADLETIQLAADKGKFVVIKAWPGFAWNDSAMMKRPRAELLTIARERITFPLACFLVAAQPDSQFCYSWGYREKHGMLDAYPEFKKPLGPPEADAVWDGMTATREFKHASVWVDLTSKEARIDWH, from the coding sequence ATGTGTGCATGTGTAGCACTCCTGATCACACCCGCTTTATTGCCAGCTGAGACTTTGTTAGATCCGTCCAGTCATGGATCGGCCGCGAGCTCGAATGTCACTTGGAGCCATTGGGATCGTGTGCCGGTCAATATTCACTTTGGCAAAACCAATGGAGATTTGACCGATGCAGAGATTGATTTTCTCGCCTCGTATGATGGTTGGGTCATCTTGGAGAAAAGACATGGACTGGAAGTGCACGGTAGCACGGAAGCCGGGATCGCGGATACGGCTAGGCGCCTGAAGCAGCGCAACCCGAACGTCAACGTCCTCTTTTATCTGAATTCCTTTATCAACTGGCCAGGCTACGACTGCTATGCGACCTATCAGCCAGAGTGGGACTTACGCACGCCTGAGGGCAGTGTCGTTTTTAAGACGGAAAATGTTGCGCGGCCAGACCCGTCGAATCCGGAATTTCGTGAATGGTGGTCGCAGGTCATCGCAGATCAAATGAAGGATGGTTGGATCGACGGGGTCTTTGTGGATGCTTTGCCTCAAGTGCTCCATGAGCGACTAGCATCACAGCTCGGCGACGCAAAGGCGCTCGCAGTCGTCGCGGGTGTGCGTGATATGATCGCATTGACGAAGCAGAAGATTGGGGCTGATAAGATGATTTTGGCGAATGGCGCACGTGGTGAGGATTACCGCGAAATTCTAGAGTGGCCGGGTCTGGACGGGATCATGATCGAGCACTTTGATGAGTTTGGTAGTCACGATCCTGCCACGATTAAAGCGGATCTCGAAACGATTCAGCTGGCGGCGGATAAGGGAAAATTTGTAGTGATCAAGGCATGGCCGGGGTTCGCCTGGAATGACTCGGCAATGATGAAGCGGCCGCGCGCGGAATTGCTAACAATCGCTCGCGAGCGGATCACTTTCCCGCTGGCTTGCTTTCTCGTCGCGGCCCAACCGGATTCGCAATTTTGTTATTCGTGGGGGTATCGTGAAAAGCACGGGATGTTGGATGCCTACCCTGAATTTAAAAAGCCACTGGGGCCGCCGGAAGCGGATGCCGTGTGGGATGGCATGACCGCCACGCGCGAGTTCAAGCACGCCTCGGTGTGGGTGGATCTCACTTCCAAAGAGGCGCGCATCGATTGGCACTAG
- a CDS encoding arylsulfatase, which produces MNVLTKYRWSSYLFLGLLCATGQSTAESLSGSRPNIIIVMTDDQGYGDLSCNGHPYIKTPHIDKLREQSTRFEDFHVSSSCAPTRAAIMSGVHPFKVGVTHTIFSRELMALDQKILPQIMGEAGYATGLFGKWHLGDEDPYQPHMRGFDESLIHGGGIAGASGIRTNGSYTDMLIRHNGQFVQTHGFCTDVFFGQAMNWMKAQHDAKRPFLACIFPNAPHGPWSAPEKYIKLYDTIEDPSDAQKAGFFAMISNIDDNMGLLMEKLEQWGMEEDTLLIFMTDNGSVASSVYNAGMNGGKTSVHEGGSRVPFFIRLPGKIEAGRDIDTLARHFDLLPTFADLAGVDTRTLQTDGKSLLPLLEDPNAQWEKRMMFFHKGRWGNPDSKHAKHRRNPGADNNKFLSFAARDEQWRLTVNKGIDKDLELFDITEDPGEKNDVAKEHPEIVSTMMEAYGAWWDVCRPLMINEDADITVSTICWPTYLREQKKHGGVPDLFIPGVQLDLQVVPIGSKAKAGASSAK; this is translated from the coding sequence ATGAATGTTTTAACAAAATACCGGTGGAGTAGTTACCTATTCCTGGGCCTTCTCTGCGCTACTGGGCAGTCCACTGCGGAGAGCTTGTCAGGCAGTCGGCCAAACATCATTATAGTGATGACGGATGATCAGGGTTACGGAGATTTGAGCTGCAATGGGCATCCGTATATCAAGACGCCTCATATCGACAAACTGCGTGAGCAGAGCACACGGTTTGAGGATTTTCATGTGAGTTCCAGCTGTGCGCCGACGCGTGCCGCAATCATGTCCGGCGTGCATCCGTTCAAGGTGGGAGTCACTCATACCATTTTTAGCCGCGAGCTCATGGCACTGGATCAGAAGATCCTGCCTCAGATCATGGGAGAGGCTGGCTATGCGACTGGACTTTTTGGGAAATGGCACTTGGGCGACGAAGATCCTTACCAGCCGCACATGCGTGGTTTCGATGAGTCCTTGATCCATGGCGGCGGGATTGCGGGAGCCAGTGGGATTCGCACCAACGGATCCTACACGGACATGCTGATCCGGCACAACGGCCAGTTCGTCCAGACCCACGGCTTCTGCACCGATGTATTCTTCGGGCAGGCAATGAATTGGATGAAGGCGCAGCACGATGCAAAGAGGCCCTTTCTGGCCTGCATCTTTCCGAATGCCCCTCACGGGCCGTGGAGCGCTCCGGAAAAATACATTAAGCTGTATGATACGATCGAAGATCCGTCGGATGCGCAGAAGGCGGGATTCTTCGCGATGATCAGCAATATCGATGACAACATGGGCTTACTGATGGAGAAGCTTGAGCAGTGGGGCATGGAGGAAGACACCCTCCTAATTTTCATGACGGACAACGGTTCGGTCGCCAGTTCGGTTTACAATGCTGGCATGAACGGTGGTAAGACCAGCGTGCATGAAGGCGGTTCTAGGGTTCCGTTCTTCATTCGTCTACCTGGTAAAATCGAGGCGGGCCGCGATATCGATACGTTGGCTCGGCATTTTGATCTGCTGCCGACTTTTGCAGACTTGGCGGGTGTGGATACCCGCACGTTACAAACCGATGGAAAAAGCCTGTTGCCATTGTTGGAGGATCCGAATGCTCAGTGGGAGAAACGTATGATGTTTTTCCATAAGGGCCGTTGGGGAAATCCCGATTCGAAGCATGCAAAGCACCGCAGGAATCCGGGCGCGGACAACAACAAATTTCTGAGCTTTGCTGCGCGTGACGAGCAGTGGCGTTTAACAGTCAACAAGGGGATCGATAAGGATCTGGAGCTTTTCGATATTACGGAAGATCCCGGCGAGAAGAACGACGTCGCAAAGGAACACCCAGAAATCGTCAGCACGATGATGGAAGCCTACGGAGCGTGGTGGGATGTATGCCGTCCACTAATGATCAATGAAGACGCCGACATCACCGTGAGCACGATTTGCTGGCCCACCTACCTGCGAGAGCAAAAGAAACACGGCGGTGTGCCCGATCTGTTTATTCCAGGGGTGCAGCTTGATCTGCAAGTCGTGCCAATTGGCAGTAAAGCGAAGGCAGGAGCTTCTTCGGCGAAGTAA